From the genome of Vulpes lagopus strain Blue_001 chromosome 2, ASM1834538v1, whole genome shotgun sequence, one region includes:
- the SOD2 gene encoding superoxide dismutase [Mn], mitochondrial — protein MLSRAALSTSRTLVPALGCLGSRQKHSLPDLPYDYGALEPHINAQIMQLHHSKHHAAYVNNLNTIEEKYLEALEKGDVTAQIALQPGLKFNGGGHINHSIFWTNLSPKGGGEPKGELLEAIKRDFGSFDKFKEKLTTVSVGVQGSGWGWLGFNKEQGRLQIAACFNQDPLQGTTGLIPLLGIDVWEHAYYLQYKNVRPDYLKAIWNVINWENVTERYMACKK, from the exons ATGTTGTCCCGGGCGGCGCTCAG CACGAGCAGGACGCTGGTGCCGGCGCTGGGGTGTCTGGGGTCCCGGCAGAAGCACAGCCTCCCCGACCTGCCGTACGATTATGGCGCCCTGGAGCCTCACATCAACGCCCAGATCATGCAGCTGCACCACAGCAAGCACCACGCCGCCTACGTGAACAACCTGAACACCATCGAGGAGAAGTATCTGGAGGCGCTGGAGAAGG GTGACGTTACAGCTCAGATAGCTCTTCAGCCTGGGCTCAAGTTCAATGGAGGAGGTCATATCAATCATTCCATCTTCTGGACAAACCTGAGCCCTAAGGGTGGTGGAGAACCAAAAG GGGAATTGCTGGAAGCCATCAAACGTGATTTTGGTTCCTTCGACAAATTTAAGGAGAAGTTGACCACTGTATCCGTCGGTGTCCAAGGCTCAGGTTGGGGTTGGCTTGGTTTCAATAAGGAGCAGGGACGCTTGCAGATTGCTGCTTGTTTTAACCAGGATCCCCTGCAAGGAACAACAG GTCTTATTCCACTACTGGGGATCGATGTGTGGGAGCATGCTTATTACCTTCAGTATAAAAATGTCAGACCGGATTATCTAAAAGCTATTTGGAATGTAATCAACTGGGAGAATGTAACCGAGAGATACATGGCTTgcaaaaagtaa
- the LOC121485431 gene encoding putative HTLV-1-related endogenous sequence gives MVSAPASPRPETEGRADRPAYTDARLRPRRKDTAVLHGLRPLRPPLPRRGVHGPGVGPARASPRPWPREPEKGGLEVPAPGGSGDRRRPPARFWACNHREGRSLPPTVVEDGTARGPAPGGLWPRPSAGAAPPLGSRCRRAAAESGDLPGAEAAASRSRWGAP, from the coding sequence ATGGTGAGCGCGCCTGCCAGTCCGCGTCCGGAGACGGAGGGTCGCGCCGACCGCCCGGCGTACACTGACGCGCGTCTCCGGCCGCGCCGCAAGGACACCGCCGTCCTCCACGGGCTCCGCCCCCTGCGCCCGCCGCTCCCACGCCGGGGGGTGCACGGCCCCGGGGTCGGCCCTGCCAGAGCCAGCCCGCGCCCTTGGCCCAGGGAACCCGAGAAGGGGGGACTTGAGGTACCTGCCCCAGGAGGGTCCGGGGACCGGCGGCGCCCACCCGCCCGCTTCTGGGCGTGTAACCATAGGGAAGGCCGCTCTCTACCCCCCACTGTGGTGGAAGATGGTacggcccgcggccccgcccccgggggcctgtggccccgcccctccgccggcgcggccccgccccttGGCTCTCGGTGCCGCAGGGCAGCCGCGGAGTCGGGCGACCTCCCTGGAGCGGAGGCTGCGGCTTCCCGGAGCCGCTGGGGTGCGCCCTAG